The sequence ACCTATTAGTGTTTACGTGCTTGACtcttacataaatttataattccCTAAAACCAATCCGGTCGGTTTGAATCTGCAGCTAGCAGTTTACAAATGCAACGAATGTGGCCAAACTTTGCCTGAAAATTTTGAAGCTCCTTCAGATGAGCCATGGACCACCGGAATATTCGGGTGCACTGAGGACATGGATAGCTGTAAGTTTTTTCATTTGCTTCTTTTCATCTTTATAAAACCATCATCAAGTGAGTGATCTCACAAGAACTAATAAGAGCTCCTTACTTACATGTCTTAATACAGTTTGGCAAGGATTCTTTTGCCCAAGTGTTCTGTTCGGACGTGTCTATGAAACTCTGAGTGAGGAGGAAACCTCATGGAAGAGAGCATGTGTTTGCCATTCGATTGTAGTAGAAGGCGGTCTTACGGCCGCATCCTTGCTTCTTTGTATTCCCGGTATAGATCCACATACTACGTTTCTTTTTTGGGAAggcttgttttttgtttggtggATGTGTGGGATTTACACTGGAGACGTCAGGCAAACTCTCCAGCGCAAATATCATCTCCAGGTACAAACCACAAAGTTTCGTGACATATCTGGAGGTTGATGCTTTGAAAACGTGTTgtttttgtgattattaaaCAGAACTCTCCTTGCGACCCATGTATGGTGCATTGTTTCCTCCATTTCTGTGCTGTTTGTCAAGCACACCGGGAGATGAAGAACCGTCTTTCGGACAACTTTGTGATGCCAATGACTGTGGTTAACCCGCCACCGGTTCAAGAGATGAGTTCCTCTAATGACGGACATCACCATGACTCTGTCCCGGTATCACACCACAGCTCTGACCTTGTGATGCGGCCATTGTAGTGCAAAAAGATTCAAGGTCTTGTTTTGTACATGGACCTGAAGATGCATGGTTTAATAAAGatgatatatagtatatacacCCAATTGGTTTGTTTAAAACTCAGAAATAATAGAGAGATCCTTATCAcaagatttaaaaaatatataagaaaaaagtttattagttttgatttgaaatattctACTTACGTAGCGTGCAATCTccttattttgataaaatattgttttggataaatacaaacaaattttaaaaaatctttaaagAATCGTTAAGCGTTTTATATCCTTGTTTCTTTGAGATTTCCTAgtcttattaaaataataatgaaaatacCAAATCTTTTCGTATAAGTAACGATAGATACGAAATTAGGTACGTAAAGTCTTTAGAGTTGAGTTTTCTGCTAGATACGAGAGGATCAAAAACATAGCTATATCCAAAAAGATGATCGGAAGAGATGCTGCTTCGATTCCCAACGTTGACTTACCACCTACAACGGCGGGATCACGAGTTTCAGCATCGTTGCCATACCGACGGAAAGGTCTTGTTAACGCCCGACTGAAAGAATATGCTCAACGATATGTTCCTATATTCTAGGATCTCGATACTTGACCATATCCCTTGTATAGAGGAACCGTAGAACAACCTTGTGTATATATTGATTGTATCGTGTTCATGATTGATTAAGGAAATACATACaatttcatggtatcagagcctaaGCTCTTGAGACCctaatcttcttctcttcccttTCTTTCTAAATTTCTTTCCATCATCTCTCTCTTCTAAAGTTCTCCGTCAATGGCCGCGCCAAATCCCGTTGATTTCGACCGTGCCTTTGGCGTAACGAACATTAAAACCCACATCCCTATCACTCTCGACTTTGAAGATCACAACTATAACGCTTGGCGTGAGTTGTTTCTCACTCACTGTCTAGCATTTGATGTGATCGGTCACATCGACGGCACCTCTCTCCCTGCAAACGATGATGACATGGCCTGGAAGAAGAAGGACGGATTGGTAAAGCTATG comes from Brassica rapa cultivar Chiifu-401-42 chromosome A02, CAAS_Brap_v3.01, whole genome shotgun sequence and encodes:
- the LOC103852152 gene encoding cell number regulator 6, translating into MSDGGAPSRYVKLTKEQAPVDEVNPGELNQPIQVPQLAVYKCNECGQTLPENFEAPSDEPWTTGIFGCTEDMDSFWQGFFCPSVLFGRVYETLSEEETSWKRACVCHSIVVEGGLTAASLLLCIPGIDPHTTFLFWEGLFFVWWMCGIYTGDVRQTLQRKYHLQNSPCDPCMVHCFLHFCAVCQAHREMKNRLSDNFVMPMTVVNPPPVQEMSSSNDGHHHDSVPVSHHSSDLVMRPL